A stretch of DNA from Serinibacter arcticus:
CCGACTCCGGCTGGACCCTGACCCTCGCCGCCCGCCTGCTACGTCAGGCGGGGGCGCTGGCGGTCCACCCGTTCACGCTGGGGGTGCGCTGAGGCACGCGGCCGTCCCGCGGGCCCAGCAATGCGACAGCCGCCCGCAGCGGCCGCACGACAACCGGCACAGCCGCACGGCGCCCTGAGGCGTCGTGCGGCTGTGTCATCTGTCAAGCGTGGTGCGTCAGGCGTCGTAGGGACGCGGGCCCGAGCCCGTGCCCTTGCCGTCGTTGCTGAAAGCCTTCTGCAGCGGGATCGACCCGTCCTGCCAGGGCAGGAGGATCCAGGCCACGGCGTAGACGGCCCAGCTGAGGATCGGGAGGATCATCAGCACGAGCACGACGATGCGGACGAGGGTGAGGTCCCAGCCCCACTGGCGCGAGATGCCGGAGCACACGCCACCCAGCAGGCGGGACGGGCCGCGACGGAAGCCGGTGTTGCGGATCATGTCGTAGAAGGAGCTCATGCCTCGACGGTAGGCCCTCCGCGACCCGAGGTGTATCGGGGATCTGCCCGATATCTCTCCTGATCCCGTCCGTCCGCAGGTGGACGGCACGTCGTCAGAGCCGGGCCTGGGCCGCCTCACCGTGCGCGGGAAGGCCCTCGGCGTTCGCCAGGGCGACGAGGGGCTCGGTCACGGCCGCAAGCGCCTCGCGGGTGTACTCGATGACCTGGACCGACTTCATGAAGCTCATGACGCCCAGACCCGAGGAGAAGTGGGCGCAGCCGCCCGTCGGGAGGATGTGGTTCGAGCCGGCGACGTAGTCCCCGAGCGACACGGGCGAGTACGCCCCGACGAAGATCGCTCCGGCGGAGCGCACACGCTCGGCGATCGCGGCGGCGTCGGCCGTCTGGATCTCGAGGTGCTCCGCGGCGTAGGCGTCGACGACCGCGAGGCCCTGCTCGACGTCGTCGACCAGGACGATCGCCGACTGCGGACCGCCGAGGGCCGCGCGGACGCGGTCGGAGTGCCGGGTGGCCTCCGCGCGCTCCACCAGCCGCGTCTCGACGGCGTCGGCGAGCCCGAGCGAGTCCGTCACCAGCACGCTCGCGGCGTTCGGGTCGTGCTCCGCCTGCGAGATCAGGTCGGCGGCGACGTGGTCGGGGTCGGCACCGGAGTCGGCGAGGATCGCGATCTCGGTCGTTCCCGCCTCGGAGTCGATGCCGACGATGCCGCGGACGGCGCGCTTGGCGGCGGTGACGTAGATGTTGCCCGGACCCGTGATGATGTCGACCGGCACGCACAGCTCGGCGCCCGCGCCGCCGTCGGCCTCCTCGGACCCGACGGCGCCGTAGGCGAACATCCCGACGGCCTGGGCCCCGCCGACGGCGTAGACCTCCTCGACCCCCAGGAGCGCGCACGCGGCGAGCACCGTCGCGTCGGGCAGCCCGCCGTTGTCCTTCTGCGGCGGGCTCGCCACCGCGAGGCCCTCGACGCCGGCCACCTGGGCGGCGACGACGTTCATCACGACGCTCGAGGGGTACAGCGCGAGACCGCCCGGGACGTAGAGGCCGACGCGGCGCACGGGGACCCAGCGCTGGCGCACCTGGGCGCCGGGTGCGACCTCCGTCGTCGTCGCGGTCGGGAGCTGGGCCGTGTGTCCCTGCCGCACGCGGCCGGCGGCCAGCTCGAGCGCCGCGCGCAGCGTCGGGTCGAGGCCCTCCAGGGCGGCGGCCAGCTCGGCGGCCGGGACCCGGACGTGGACGGGACGGACGCCGTCGAACCGCTCGGCGAGATCGCGGAGCGCGGCGGCGCCCCGCCCGCGGACGTCCGCGAGGATCGGCTCGACCGCGCCGGTGGCGGCCTCGACGTCGAGGGTGGCGCGCGGGATGGCGCGGCGGAGCTCCGCGGTGGTCAGGGCGAGGCCGCGCAGGTCGATGCGGGAGATGACGGGCATGGTCAGAGTCTAGGAGAGCGGTGCGGTGGCCTTCCGCAAAGACCTGGCCCGATGTCGGACCGCCGTGGCACCGTGGGCCGCCGAGACGAGGGAGACATCGTGCGTGAGCTGACCTACTACGTCGCCACCAGCCTGGACGGGTGCATCGCAGCCCCCGACGGCTCGTTCGACGTCTTCCCGGTGGAGGGCGACCACATGGCCGCGATCGTCCACGACTACCCCGACACCCTGCCCAGCCACGTCCAGCGGGCGCTCGGCCTCGAGGCCGACGGTTCGCGCTTCGACACCGTCGTGATGGGCTGGCGGACCTACACGCCGGCGCTCGACGTCGGCATCACCAGCCCGTACGCCCACCTGCGCCAGGTGGTGGCCACGCGGCGCAGCGGGCTGGACGTCGACCCGGGGATCGAGCTCACCGCCGATCCGGTCGCGACCGTGCGCGTCCTCAAGCAGGAGGACGGCGCCGGCATCTGGCTCGCCGGTGGTGGCGAGCTCGCCGCCTCGCTGATCGACGAGATCGACCGGCTCGTGCTCAAGGTGAACCCGCTGGTGCTGGGCTCGGGCGTACGACTGTTCGGCGACGCCGGCTACGACCCGCACGTGTTCGAGACGGTGCAGGTGCGCCCGTTCGACTCCGGGGTCACGATCCTCGAGCTCGTGCGTCGACGCTGACGCCCGACATCACGTCTCGCGATCGCTGGGAGAATCGGACCATGCCGCTCACGCTCGACGACGTCACCTGGCCACTCGTCACGCCGCGACTGGAGATCCGCCGCGCGGCGGCAGAGGACGCCGCCGAGGTCTGGGCCTACCGGCGCCTGCCCGCCGTCGCCGAGTGGATGATCCGGCTCGAGGACGAGCTCGAACCCTTCACCCAGCGGTTCGTCGATCCGGAGCGCATGGGGCCCACGCTCGTCGTCCACCACGACGGGCGACTCGTGGGAGACCTGATGGTGCGCCAGGAGGACGTGTGGGCGCAGCACGAGGTCGCCGACCTCGGGCGCGGGGCGACGGCGGAGATCGGGTGGGCGTTCGACCCGGCCGTGGGGGGCCGGGGGTTCGCGACCGAGGCGGCGCGCGCCGCCGTGCGCCTGTGCTTCGAGACGCTCGGCCTGCATCGCGTCTCGGCGATCTGCTTCACCGACAACACGCCGTCGTGGCGGCTGATGGAGCGGCTCGGAATGCGTCGGGAGGCCCACGCCGTCGGCGAGTCGCTGCACCGGAGCGGCGGGTGGCTGGACTCCTACACGTACGCGCTGCTGCGGACCGAGTGGGACAAGGCGATGCGGGCGGAGGGGATGCGGGCGCGCGACTAGCGGGCGCGGGACTAGCGATCGGGCTGGGGCCTGGGCTCGCGATCCGGCTGGGCCTCGCGCAGCGCCGTGACCCATGCGCGCACCGCGCGCTCCCCCGCGAGCCGGACCACGACGTCGCCACCCGGCGCGGACGCCCGGGCGCGCATCCGCCGTCGCAGCTGGGGGTGCTGGACCCAGGACCACCGCATGATGTTCTGCTCCGGGTCCCAGCGCAGCCAGCTGCGCGGGGTCTCCCGGTTGCCGTGCCAGAGCTCGGTGCCTCGCAGACCCCGTCCCAGCGTCCGGCGCACGACCCGCCCCATCACCCGGGCCCGCGAGTGGTCGAGCCAGACGAGGACGTCGGCGCCGCCGGGTGTTCCGGGGTCGAGCAGCCCGTCCAGCCGGCTGCTCCAGTTGCCGTCGGCGACCCACCCGGCAGGATGCTCGTCGGCGAACCGCGTGACGACGGCCCTGGCCTCCTCGAGATCGCGGAAGGTCCAGCCGGCGTCCCAGAACACAGCGTCGAGCTCGAGGTGGGCCACGCCCAGCACCGACGCGACCTCGGCGCCCAGGCGCGTCTTTCCCGACCCCGAGACGCCGACGATGCGGACGCGGCGGACGGCGGCGAGGTCGGACAGCGGCTCGGGCACCCGGCCATCCTGCCGGACGCGACACAATGGGGGCATGGAGATCGAGATCCGCGACGACATGATCCGTCTGGGCCAGCTGCTCAAGCTCGCGGGGGTCGTCGAGGACGGCAGCGACGCGAAGGAGCTGCTGGCGGACGAGGGTGTGTCCGTCGACGGCGAGGTCGAGACACGACGTGGCCGCCAGGTCGAGGTGGGCTCGGTCGTCGAGATCGACCTGCCGCAGGGAGTGGAGCGCTTTACAGTCGTCCGCGCGGGCTGATGCGGTCGGGCCCGTGGCGCTTCGGCGAGTGGCCGCGGCGGCCGGCTCCACGGCCGAGAATCTGTATCCACAGATTGCGTCGACCCCCTCTTTGTACGACCTTGCGGGGCTAAACTAGACGCATGTTCGAATCCGTGACGCTCGGTGGCCCGGGGTTCCTCGACGAGGATCCCGCGGCGGTTCGCGCCCGTCTCGGACTGTCTGCACCGGATGACGGCGGTGCCCCCACCGCGCTGATCGAGCGGCTCCTCCAGCTCTCCGACTATCCCGACCTCCGCAGGTTGAACGACAGCGAGCTCATCGAGCTGGTCGCCGCTCACGCCGCTCTCGAGTCGTGGGCGGCCGCCTCCCAGCGCGAAGCAGCGGCGGTCCTCCAGTCCCGCCATGACCGCGCGGACACCGACCGTCGCCGTCCCGGACGCGTCGAGATCACCGGGTCGGCCGCCGATGACCTCGCCATGCGTCTCGGCATCTCCCGCGGTCGAGCTGGGCGCCTGGTGGGCGAGGGGCAGCTGTTCGCCGACGTGCTCAACCCGGTCGGGTCCGCGCTGGCCGAGGGTCGGATCGACCCCGGGAAGGCGTCCGCCTTCGCCGATCTGCTTCTCGAGGAGCCGGCCCCGGTCTGCTTCGCGGTGTGCGAGCAGGTCCTTCCGGAGGCACCCGGCCTGGCCCACGCCGCGCTGCGTCGTCGGATCCGCGACGTGATCGTGCAGGTCGACCCCCGCACCGCCGGCGAACGTGCCGCGATCGCGGCCACCCGGCGCCGGGTCGAGCCCGTTCGGCTGCTGCCCGACGGCCAGGCCTCGCTGCGCTACGTCGCTCCCCTGCCGGACGTCCTGGCCGTGTTCACGATGACCGAGGCAGCCGCCCGGGCCGCCCGCGCCGACGGCGACTCCCGCACCCTCCCCCAGCTCCGCGCCGACGCCCTCGCGGCCGCCGCCCTCGAGGTGCTGGCGGCCGGACGAATCGGTGGCGGCTCCGGTGGGGGTGGCGCCTTCAGCGGCACGTCCGGTGCTGGTGGAGGGGCCGGCTCCGGCGGTGGCGTCCGCGGCTCGGGCGGCGGCGGTACCGCACCCGTTGCTGGACCTGGTGCCGGTGCGACTGGCGCCGAGGCACCGCTCGCTGACGCGATGCGCACTGTCAGCCCCGGTGCCGCGCCCATCGGTCCGGGTCGATCGGAGAGCCACGGCTTCGTCCCGTTCTCCGGCGCCACGTCACTGGTGACTCTTGCCCTGACCGCGCGCCACCTCGACCCCGAGTCCGACGAGGCGATGTGCGCCGCGGACCTGGTCGCGTGGGAGGTGTCGCCGGCGACACCCTCCGCCGATGCGGCGGCCCGCGACCAGGAGTGGACCGCTACCGACCCCGACCTCGCGGCAGGAACAGCACATCCGGGCATCGTGAGCGGCGAGGCGTTCTCCGCCTACGAGGCTCCGACGACGTGCCGACCTGGGGTCGACGTCCCCGAGCTGCTCGGCTTCGGCCCCTCGCTCCCGCGACGGCGCGAGCCCTGGTCGCGGCGCCACCTCCGTTCCTGACGATCCTGGTGAACCCGCAGAACGCGGGTCACCCGCCAGACCCCGGAACAGAGCTGATCACCGAGGGCTACACGCCGAGCGCGGCGCTCGCCCGGAAGGTTCGTCAGGCACATCCGACCTGCGTCGCTCCGTCCTGCACGGTGCCGTCGACCGCGTGCGACCTCGACCACGTCGTCCCGTGGCCGCTGGGTCCCACGAGCGAGGGCAACCTGCGCCCGCTCTGCCGGCGACACCACCTGCTCAAGACC
This window harbors:
- a CDS encoding RNA-binding S4 domain-containing protein; its protein translation is MEIEIRDDMIRLGQLLKLAGVVEDGSDAKELLADEGVSVDGEVETRRGRQVEVGSVVEIDLPQGVERFTVVRAG
- a CDS encoding toxin, translating into MPEPLSDLAAVRRVRIVGVSGSGKTRLGAEVASVLGVAHLELDAVFWDAGWTFRDLEEARAVVTRFADEHPAGWVADGNWSSRLDGLLDPGTPGGADVLVWLDHSRARVMGRVVRRTLGRGLRGTELWHGNRETPRSWLRWDPEQNIMRWSWVQHPQLRRRMRARASAPGGDVVVRLAGERAVRAWVTALREAQPDREPRPQPDR
- a CDS encoding HNH endonuclease signature motif containing protein encodes the protein MNPQNAGHPPDPGTELITEGYTPSAALARKVRQAHPTCVAPSCTVPSTACDLDHVVPWPLGPTSEGNLRPLCRRHHLLKTHLGHTLAVDPTGAAIWTTPTGHRYLRPFGGESRLIVVPARRRRGRTRAAEELSADAG
- a CDS encoding DUF222 domain-containing protein — protein: MFESVTLGGPGFLDEDPAAVRARLGLSAPDDGGAPTALIERLLQLSDYPDLRRLNDSELIELVAAHAALESWAAASQREAAAVLQSRHDRADTDRRRPGRVEITGSAADDLAMRLGISRGRAGRLVGEGQLFADVLNPVGSALAEGRIDPGKASAFADLLLEEPAPVCFAVCEQVLPEAPGLAHAALRRRIRDVIVQVDPRTAGERAAIAATRRRVEPVRLLPDGQASLRYVAPLPDVLAVFTMTEAAARAARADGDSRTLPQLRADALAAAALEVLAAGRIGGGSGGGGAFSGTSGAGGGAGSGGGVRGSGGGGTAPVAGPGAGATGAEAPLADAMRTVSPGAAPIGPGRSESHGFVPFSGATSLVTLALTARHLDPESDEAMCAADLVAWEVSPATPSADAAARDQEWTATDPDLAAGTAHPGIVSGEAFSAYEAPTTCRPGVDVPELLGFGPSLPRRREPWSRRHLRS
- a CDS encoding PspC domain-containing protein; the encoded protein is MSSFYDMIRNTGFRRGPSRLLGGVCSGISRQWGWDLTLVRIVVLVLMILPILSWAVYAVAWILLPWQDGSIPLQKAFSNDGKGTGSGPRPYDA
- a CDS encoding GNAT family N-acetyltransferase produces the protein MPLTLDDVTWPLVTPRLEIRRAAAEDAAEVWAYRRLPAVAEWMIRLEDELEPFTQRFVDPERMGPTLVVHHDGRLVGDLMVRQEDVWAQHEVADLGRGATAEIGWAFDPAVGGRGFATEAARAAVRLCFETLGLHRVSAICFTDNTPSWRLMERLGMRREAHAVGESLHRSGGWLDSYTYALLRTEWDKAMRAEGMRARD
- a CDS encoding dihydrofolate reductase family protein, producing MRELTYYVATSLDGCIAAPDGSFDVFPVEGDHMAAIVHDYPDTLPSHVQRALGLEADGSRFDTVVMGWRTYTPALDVGITSPYAHLRQVVATRRSGLDVDPGIELTADPVATVRVLKQEDGAGIWLAGGGELAASLIDEIDRLVLKVNPLVLGSGVRLFGDAGYDPHVFETVQVRPFDSGVTILELVRRR
- the hisD gene encoding histidinol dehydrogenase is translated as MPVISRIDLRGLALTTAELRRAIPRATLDVEAATGAVEPILADVRGRGAAALRDLAERFDGVRPVHVRVPAAELAAALEGLDPTLRAALELAAGRVRQGHTAQLPTATTTEVAPGAQVRQRWVPVRRVGLYVPGGLALYPSSVVMNVVAAQVAGVEGLAVASPPQKDNGGLPDATVLAACALLGVEEVYAVGGAQAVGMFAYGAVGSEEADGGAGAELCVPVDIITGPGNIYVTAAKRAVRGIVGIDSEAGTTEIAILADSGADPDHVAADLISQAEHDPNAASVLVTDSLGLADAVETRLVERAEATRHSDRVRAALGGPQSAIVLVDDVEQGLAVVDAYAAEHLEIQTADAAAIAERVRSAGAIFVGAYSPVSLGDYVAGSNHILPTGGCAHFSSGLGVMSFMKSVQVIEYTREALAAVTEPLVALANAEGLPAHGEAAQARL